AACCTGTTGCGTTCTGTTGACGAACTCGATTTGAGTGTACGTGCAGAGAATTGCTTGCAGGCTGCAAACATTAAGTACATTGGTGACCTGGTTCAGAAGACCGAGGCCGAAATGCTCAAGACCAAGAACTTTGGTCGCAAGTCTTTGAAAGAAATCAAAGAGCTACTTGCTGAGATGGGCTTGTCTTTGGGCATGAAGCTTGAGAGCTGGCCACCAAGAGAGCTGAATCGTTAAGAAGGTCGGCTAAGGCTGGACCCTAGTGGAGATTAGAGATGCATCATAATAAAGGTGGAAAAAAACTGGGCCGTACGGGTACACACCGTCGGGCGATGTTTAGAAACCTCTCAACCGAACTATTTCGTCATGAGAGAATCGAAACTACTCTGGGCAAAGCAAAAGCGCTTCGTCCGATAGCTGAAAAACTCATCACATTGGCGAAGCGCGGCGATTTGCACGCACGTCGGTTGGCCGGTGCTCAGATTCAGGATGCTGAAACGCTCAAGAAGCTGTTCAACGATATCGGTGAACGATATCAGGACCGTCCAGGCGGGTACTTGCGTATCCTCAAGCTTGAGAACAGAATTGGCGATAACGCTGCTATGGCTCGCATTGAGCTCGTAGAAGGCGGACCTGTGGTCAAGAAAGCAGCTCCTGCTGCAGAGGCGGCTGCTGAGTAAGCAACCGTGTCTACAATTTGATTTATTAAAAAGGAGCCGTCGGGCTCCTTTTTTTTGGCCAGATTTACGTGGCCTAATTTTTGAAATAGCCGACCTTGCTGATCTTTAGCCGCGCCACTCGATTTTTCGTAATAGTTTCATTTATTTTTGAAGATATCTTGGTTGTCTTGCGTCTTAAAGGCGATGGTTGAAGGCTTCGTAAACTACGATTGCCATCAACGGCAGAGTAAGGTTGGGCGACTTAGCTTGACAGTTGGCACGTGGCCGAATTACTCTCCCGCAAATGCCATTGATAATTGTTGGGAATCGCAATGGCATTCACAGCAGGCGGCCATCTCGGCCTATTTATAAATTGGAGAAGAGTCTATGAATACGTTGATTAAAGGTCTTATGGTTGGTTGTCTAGCATTAGGCTTATCTGCTTGCGGTAGTACTAAAACCGCTGGTGATGCGCCTGCTAGTTTTCAGGGCATCGAGTATCCAGAATGGGTTCTAAAAGGCAGTGGCGCTTACGGCGGTGATGCTGGACGTGTTTTCTACGGCGTCGGTTCAGTGACGGGTATTAAGAACCACGCACTGGCACGAACCACTGCAGATAACCGAGCCCGCGCAGACCTTGCGAAAGTCTTTGAAACATACAGCGCATCCTTGATGAAGGATTACATGGCATCGACCATGGCAGGAGACGCAGTTAGCGAAGAGCAGCATGTAGAGAGCGTGATTAAGACGTTTAGCGCTCAGACTTTGTCTGGTGTTCAGGTTGTGGACCACTGGTTTCACCCTGGCGACGGTACTGTTTTCGCGCTTGCTCGATTAGACCTTGACTCGTTCACTGATAATCTCGAGAAGATGAATGAGTTAAACGGTAAAGTTAAAGAGTA
This genomic window from Deltaproteobacteria bacterium contains:
- the rplQ gene encoding 50S ribosomal protein L17 translates to MHHNKGGKKLGRTGTHRRAMFRNLSTELFRHERIETTLGKAKALRPIAEKLITLAKRGDLHARRLAGAQIQDAETLKKLFNDIGERYQDRPGGYLRILKLENRIGDNAAMARIELVEGGPVVKKAAPAAEAAAE